CAAAACCTCGCCGCTCACGCCGGATACGACGAACTGAAAAGAGGCGCCCCCTTCATCCGGAGACGCCTCTTTTTCACGATACGTGCGGATCAACGCACTTCGACCTTCCAGGGCGAGTACATCAGGACGCCCTGCTGGTTCAGGGCCTCGCGCACGGTGTTGTACTCTTTCATCATCAGTCCCAGTTCCGAACGGGCGAAAGCCTCGCGGACGCTCACGTTCAGCGACGCGATGATCGCAGCGAAACCCGTCGGCTCCTCCTTCACTTCGACGACCCGGTAGCCGTCGCCCAGTTCCGCCTTGTCTACGGCCAGCGCAATGGCCGTTTTCAATCCGCCGTAGGTGTCGATCAGGCCGACTTCCAGCGCATCCTTACCCAACCAGACACGGCCGCCGGCGATGTCGAGCACCTTCCCGATCGGAAGATTGCGCCCCTCGGCCACATGGTTGGTGAAGGTGGTGTAAACCCGGTCGACACCGCGCATGATCATCGCCCGCTGCAAGGGCGTCAGCGGCGACGTGGCCGCGAAATCGGCCGAAGCGTTGCTCTTCACGCCGTCGACGGTGATGCCCAGTTTGTTTTTCAGGGCGTCGCGCGTATCGAGGAACATGCCGAACACGCCGATCGAACCCGTGAGGGTCATCTTGTCGGCCACGATCGCATCGGCAGGGCAGGAGATGTAATAACCGCCGCTGGCTGCATAGGAGCCCATCGACACGATGACGGGTTTCTCGGCACGCAGCAGTTCGATCTCGCGCCAGATGACGTCCGATGCCAGCGCGCTTCCACCGGGGGAGTTGACGCGCAGCACGACGGCCTTCACCTTCTCGTTGTCGCGCACGCCGGCGATCTTCGCAGCCAGCGTATTGCCGTAAATCTCCTTGCCGTACCCCTCGCCGTCGACGATCTGACCGTCGGCATAGACGACGGCCACCTGGTCGGCGGAGATGTTTTTCAGGTCGGCGCCCACCTGCGCGGCGTAGTCGCCCAGCGTGACGAAGTCGTAATCGTCGGAAACGCCCAGTTCGGCAAAGACATCCTCCATCTGGTCCTCGTAGATCAGACTGTCGACAAGCCCTTTTTCAAGCGCCTCGTCGGGAAGCGCCACCTCCAGTCTGTCGGCCATTTCGTTCAGCGTCTTCAGTTCGATGCCGCGCGCCTCGGCGACGCTTTCGGCGATGACGCCCCACATCGAGCTGACGAGCTGCTGCATCTGTTCGCGGTTGGCGTCGGACATCTTGTCATAGATATAAGGTTCGACGGCGCTCTTGTATTTGCAGGCCGTGGGGCGGAACACTTCGGCCTTGAGGTCGAGTTTGTCCAGCAGCCCCTTGTAGAACATCAGGTTCATCGACAGTCCGGCCCACTCCATCATGCCCTCGGGCTGCATGTAGATCTTGTCGGCGACCGAAGCCAGGTAATAGCCGCCCTGCGAATAGGTTTCGTTGTAGGCGACGATGAATTTGCCGCTCTGCTTGAACTCCACGAGCGCCTCGCGCAGCTCCTCCAGGATCGCCGAACCGGTTACGCCCCCCGTGCCGTTCATCCGCAGGTAGATGCCCTTGATGCGGTCGTCGTCACGCGCGGCTTCGAGGGCGCGGAGCGCCTTCAGGAGCGGAAGCTGCCGCTGGGTCTGGAGCGTCATCAGGTCGAGACCCGCCAGCGGATCGGACGACGGGGCGTCGGTCAGCACCTCCGAGAAGTCGATCTTCAGGATCGACTCGGGATGCACCGCCACACTTTTCTCCATCGAGCCGGCAATGCCCAGCAAAATGAAAATCCAAAGGAAAAACACCAGGAACGTCCCCACGACGACCGCGAGAAGCCCTGCCAGAAAAGTCTTGATAAAATTCATAGTTCGCTCTATTTTATTGTTGTCTTCTTCCGTATGTTGTCGCAAATATAGCGATTTTATACGAAAAACAAATAAAATTTATCGTTTTTCGATAAAATAATTAGACATACTATATATATTCTCCAAAATATACGTTATCTTTGGTGGCGTAACGACACTTTTATCTGCCGGAGCGTTTTACCGAACCCCATGCGATTCGGTTTTAAGCCCGTTCCGCTTTTTCATATTTTTGCCGAAAAGAAACTGAATACGACAATGGAAGAAAAAATCAAACGCCTGCTCGCATCGGTCGTCCACCCGGAAACCGGACAGGACATCGTTTCGAGCGGATTTATCGAACATACAGCGTCCGCCGAAGGCAAAGTCACCGTCGTGCTGCGCTTCGCCAAGGCCCGCGACCCGTTCGCCGTGAAGATCAAGAACCAGGCCGAATCGCTTTTGCGCGAGGCGTTTCCGGGCGCGGAGGTGCTCGTCGTGATCAAGGAGGGCGGGGCGGCTCCGCGTCCCGAACCCAAATTGAAGACCACCACGGGCGGCATCGCCAGGGTAATCGCCGTCGCCTCGGGCAAGGGTGGGGTAGGCAAGTCCACCGTCACGGCCAACCTGGCCATCGCCCTGCGGAACATGGGTTTCCGCGTCGGCGTCCTCGATGCGGACATCTACGGACCGTCGCAGCCCAAAATGTTCGGCGTGGAAGGGTACGTGCCCGAAGCCGTCGCCGAGGACGGGGTGGACCACATCGTCCCGGCCGAATCAATGGACGTAAAGCTCATGTCGATCGGCTTCTTCATCAAACCCACCGATGCGCTGCTGTGGCGCGGCGCAATGGCTGTCAGCGCCCTCAAACAGATGATCCACCAGACCCGGTGGGGGACGCTGGACTTCCTGCTCACGGACCTCCCTCCCGGCACGGGCGACGTGCATCTGTCGATCATTGGCGAACTGAAAATCGACGCCGCGGTGATTGTCTCGACGCCGCAGCAGATCGCCGTGGCCGACGTCGTGCGCGGCGTGGAGATGTTCCGCAACGAAAACGTCAACATCCCCGTGGCGGGCATCGTCGAGAACATGGCGTGGTTCACGCCCGCCGAACTGCCCGAAAACCGCTACTACATCTTCGGCCGCGGCGGGGCACGCGCATACGCCGAAAAAAACGGGGTGGAGTTCCTGGGAGAAATACCTATCATCCAGTCGATTATGGACGGAGCAGACGCAGGGACGCCGGCGGCGGGAATTGATTTCCGCGTCGAGGAACACTACCGCGGGATCGCCGAAAAGATTGTCGGCAAAGTGATGAAAAACGGTTGACAACTTGTCGAAAACCGCGTTGATAACCGATGAAAAAGAATGAAAAGTCGACGCTGAAAAATTTGCTTTTCGAAAAAGAGAACGGGTATAAAAATCTTTTCGCCGAAACCAAAAATAGTTTTAAGAAGTTGTCATACCCGGAAAAGGGATGAAACCGGAAGAGAATGTTTAAAACAAAAGGCTATCGATATGTCGACAAACTGTTTCAACAATTGTCGATTGTTTTTATATTCTTTTGATTTTGAATCAATTAAAATTTAAAATAAGAAACAATAAAAATAAAAAGTGTTGATTGGAAAATAACACTTCCACTTGTCAACAGTATCAACAGCTATTATATCTATTCTTCTTTTTATTATTTAAATTAATTAAAGGAATAAAAATAAAAAATGAACGTGGAAAACTCCTCCGAGCTCAGCCGCCGCATCGGGGATCTCAAGCGCGAGAAAAACGCCGTGATCCTGGCGCACTACTATACGACGCCCGAGGTGCAGGCCGTCGCCGATTTTCTGGGCGACTCGCTCGCCCTCTCCGTCCGGGCGCAGTCGGTCGACGCCGACATCATCCTCTTCGCCGGAGTGCACTTCATGGCCGAGACCGCCAAGGTCCTCTGCCCCGAAAAGAAGGTGCTGATCCCCTGTCCCGAGGCGGGGTGCTCGCTGGCCGAGTCGTGCGACGCCGGGGAATTCGCGGCTTTCAAGGCAAAATACCCCGGTCACACGGTCGTCTCCTATGTGAACACCACGGTCGGCGTGAAGGCGCTGACCGACATCTGTTGCACGTCGTCCAACGCGCTGAAGGTAGTGGAGTCGATTCCCGCCGACCAGCCCGTGATTTTCGCTCCCGACCGTAATCTGGGTTCCTATATCCAGAAGCTCACCGGGCGTCGGAACATGGTGCTGTGGGACGGAGCGTGCCACGTCCACGAGGAGTTTTCGCTCGAAAAACTGCTGACGCTCAAACGGGAGCATCCGGCGGCGAAGGTCGTCGTGCACCCCGAGTGCCGGGCCTATATCGTCGAAGTGGCCGACTATGTGGGTTCCACGGCGGGGATACTCGAATATTGCGGCCGGAGCGACGCGCAGGAGTTCATCGTGGTGACCGAGGCGGGAATCCTCGCCGAGATGAAGAGGCGTTATCCGGAAAAAGAGTTCATCCCGGCGCCTCCCGACGACGAGACGTGCGGATGCAACGACTGCAAGTATATGAAGATGGTGACGCTGGAGAACATCTGCGCGTGCCTTGAGAACGAATCGCCCGAGATCGTGCTCGACGACGAGGTGCGCCGGGCGGCGGAGCGGTCCATTCTGAATATGATCAATGTCAAATAATCTGAAGCGATTACATACGATTAATCTTTAATGCACTTTATGAAGAAAATCTTTTTACTGCTCGCCGCAGCGTGCGTCACGCTCTCGGCGGCGGCGGACGAGGGCATGTGGATGCTGCCCTATCTCCAGAAAATGAACAGCAAGGACATGAAGGCCCGCGGATGCAAACTCTCGGCCGAGGAGATTTACAGCATGAACAACTCTTCGCTCAAGGACGCCATCGTCATTTTCGGCGGCGGATGCACGGGTGAGATCGTTTCGCCCGACGGACTGCTGTTCACCAATCACCACTGCGGTTACGGGTCGATCCAGTCGCTTTCGTCCGTGGAGCACGACTACCTCAAAAACGGTTTCTGGGCCATGTCGCGCGCCGAAGAGCTGCCGGCTCCGGGACTCAAGGTGCGCTTTATCCGCCGGATCGTCGATGTGACGCCGGACGTGCTGGGCGCCGTGCCCGACATCGCCGGCGGCGGGGAGCGGGAAGAGCTGGTCGCCGGACAGGTGAAGGCCGTTTCGGAACGCCTCGCCGGGGAGAACCCCGGTATGGATGTCGAGATCAAGTCCTTTTTCGGGGGCAACCAGTATTTCGCCTTCGTGATCGAGGTCTTCAGGGACGTCCGCCTGGTCGGTGCGCCTCCCACGTCGATCGGCAAGTTCGGCGGCGACACCGACAATTGGATGTGGCCGCGTCATACGGGCGATTTCTCGGTCTTTCGCGTCTATGCCGGACCGGACAACAGGCCGGCGGATTATTCGCCCGAAAACCGCCCTTACAAGGCTGAAAAGTTCCTGAAGATTTCGCTCGGCGGTTACGACGAGGGGGATTTCGCGATGATCATGGGTTTCCCGGGGTCGACGCAGCGTTACATGACCTCCTACGAGATCGACCGTCTGCTCGAAGTGGAAAACCCGCAGCGCATCTTCATCCGCGGCGAGCGGCAGGCCATTCTGAAGGAGGACATGGCCGCCAGCGCCAAGGTCCGCATTCAGTACGCTTCGAAGTACGCCCAGTCGTCGAACTACTGGAAGAACTCGATCGGCAAGTCGCGCGGTATCCGCCGGCTCGACGTGAAGGGCCGCAAGCAGGAGCAGGAGGCGGCTTTCACCGCCTGGGCGGCGAAGAACACGCTGCCTACGGAAGGTTATTCGAACGCTCTGAACCTGATCCGCGAATCGGTGGAGGAGACGGCCCCCTATTTCGCTTCGAGCCAGTACTTGAGCGAGGCGATAGGCCGTTCGGTGGAGATTCTCGCACCGGCGCGCCTGGCCGTTTCGAAGAAGGGCGGGGAGCTGACCGAGGCGCTGAAAGCGTTCTACAAGGACTACAACATGCCGACCGACCGGCGCGTGGCGAAGCGGATGTTCCGGATCGTCGGGGAGAACTGCAAGGAGCTGCCTTCGGTGTTCGCCGAGGTGATCGGCAAGCGGTTCGGCGGCGATACGGACGCCTATGTGGATTATCTCTACGACAATTCGGTGTTCGCCGACGAGCGGAAGGCGCTGGCTGCGGCCGCCGCCGGAACGGACGTTTCGAACGATCCCGCCGTGCTGCTGAACAAATCCTATACGGCGAAAATGCGGGAACTGGCGGCGGCGCAGCTGGCTGGGAAGTGGAAGTTCGCCGACGGACAGCGGCTCTACATTGCGGGGCTGATGCGCATGCAGCCGAACAAGGCCTGGGCTTCGGACGCCAATTTCACGCTCCGTCTGACCTATGGGCGCGTGCTGCCCTACGATCCGGCGGACGGCATTCACTATAACTACTATACGACGCTCAAGGGCGTGATGGAGAAGGAGAATCCGCAGAATCCCACCGAATTCACCGTTCCCGCCCGCCTCAAGGAGTTGTATGCGGCGAAGGATTTCGGCCGTTACGCCAACGAACGGGGAGAGCTTCCCGTGGCGTTCCTGGCCGACTGCGACATCACGGGCGGCAACTCCGGTTCCCCGGTGCTGAATGCCAAAGGAGCGCTGTTGGGACTGGCCTTCGACGGTAACTGGGAGGCCATGTCGGGCGATGTGGCGTTCGAACCCGAATTGCAGCGGACGATTGCCGTGGACGTGCGTTACGTGCTGTTTGTCATCGACAAATTCGCCGGAGCCGGATGGCTGCTCGACGAATTGCAGTTCGAATAAAGGCCGGATTTTCCGGTGAGATCGAGAAGGCGTGCCCGGTGGGTGCGCCTTCTTTTCTTTAAACCTTTCACAAAATATGTGCTTTTCGTTCCCGATTCTCTTAAAAATTAGTAATTTTGACAGAAATTAGTAATACTGTATCTATTTTACATTTATGGCAAAAGAGTTCAAACGCTACCTCGTGACATCGGCGCTCCCTTATGCGAACGGTCCGGTACATATCGGCCATCTGGCTGGAGTTTACATACCTTCGGACATTTATACGCGTTACCTGCGGCTTCGGGGGCGCGACGTGATTTCGGTCTGCGGATCGGACGAACACGGCGTACCCATCACGATCAAGGCCCGCAAGGAGGGCGTGACGCCCCAGCAGATCGTGGACCGTTACCACGCGCTGATCAAAAAATCGTTCGAGGGGCTGGGCATGTCGTTCGACATCTATTCGAGGACCTCGTCCAAGACCCACGCCGAGACGGCGTCGGCCTTTTTCCGGAAACTTTACGACGAAGGCAAGTTCATCGAAAAGACATCAATGCAGTATTACGACGAGGAGGCGCAGACCTTCCTGGCCGACCGGTATATCGTGGGGACCTGTCCCAAGTGCGGCAACGACCGCGCTTACGGCGACCAGTGCGAGAAGTGCGGCTCTACCCTTTCGCCCGACGAACTGATCGACCCGCACAGCGCCGTGTCGGGTTCCGTACCCGTGAAGCGGGAGACGAAACACTGGTACCTGCCGCTGGACCGTTACGAGGAATTCCTCCGCGAATGGATTCTGGACGGGCACAAGGAGTGGAAAACGAACGTCTACGGGCAGTGCAAGAGCTGGCTCGACGGAGGTCTTCAGCCGCGTGCCGTGAGCCGCGACCTCGACTGGGGCATCCCGGTTCCCGTCGAGGGGGCCGAGGGCAAGGTGCTCTATGTGTGGTTCGACGCTCCTATCGGTTATATATCTGCTACAAAGGACCTTACGCCCGATTGGGAACGTTATTGGAAGTCGGAGGACACCAAGATGGTCCACTTTATCGGCAAGGATAACATCGTCTTCCACTGCATTGTCTTCCCGTCGATGCTCAAGGCCCACGGCGACTATATCCTGCCCGAAAACGTGCCGGCCAACGAGTTCCTGAACCTCGAAGGTGACAAGATTTCGACCTCGCGCAACTGGGCTGTATGGCTGCACGAGTACCTCGAGGAGTTCCCCGGCAAGGAGGATGTCCTGCGCTATGTGCTCTGCGCCAATGC
This Alistipes shahii WAL 8301 DNA region includes the following protein-coding sequences:
- a CDS encoding S46 family peptidase; translated protein: MKKIFLLLAAACVTLSAAADEGMWMLPYLQKMNSKDMKARGCKLSAEEIYSMNNSSLKDAIVIFGGGCTGEIVSPDGLLFTNHHCGYGSIQSLSSVEHDYLKNGFWAMSRAEELPAPGLKVRFIRRIVDVTPDVLGAVPDIAGGGEREELVAGQVKAVSERLAGENPGMDVEIKSFFGGNQYFAFVIEVFRDVRLVGAPPTSIGKFGGDTDNWMWPRHTGDFSVFRVYAGPDNRPADYSPENRPYKAEKFLKISLGGYDEGDFAMIMGFPGSTQRYMTSYEIDRLLEVENPQRIFIRGERQAILKEDMAASAKVRIQYASKYAQSSNYWKNSIGKSRGIRRLDVKGRKQEQEAAFTAWAAKNTLPTEGYSNALNLIRESVEETAPYFASSQYLSEAIGRSVEILAPARLAVSKKGGELTEALKAFYKDYNMPTDRRVAKRMFRIVGENCKELPSVFAEVIGKRFGGDTDAYVDYLYDNSVFADERKALAAAAAGTDVSNDPAVLLNKSYTAKMRELAAAQLAGKWKFADGQRLYIAGLMRMQPNKAWASDANFTLRLTYGRVLPYDPADGIHYNYYTTLKGVMEKENPQNPTEFTVPARLKELYAAKDFGRYANERGELPVAFLADCDITGGNSGSPVLNAKGALLGLAFDGNWEAMSGDVAFEPELQRTIAVDVRYVLFVIDKFAGAGWLLDELQFE
- a CDS encoding Mrp/NBP35 family ATP-binding protein codes for the protein MEEKIKRLLASVVHPETGQDIVSSGFIEHTASAEGKVTVVLRFAKARDPFAVKIKNQAESLLREAFPGAEVLVVIKEGGAAPRPEPKLKTTTGGIARVIAVASGKGGVGKSTVTANLAIALRNMGFRVGVLDADIYGPSQPKMFGVEGYVPEAVAEDGVDHIVPAESMDVKLMSIGFFIKPTDALLWRGAMAVSALKQMIHQTRWGTLDFLLTDLPPGTGDVHLSIIGELKIDAAVIVSTPQQIAVADVVRGVEMFRNENVNIPVAGIVENMAWFTPAELPENRYYIFGRGGARAYAEKNGVEFLGEIPIIQSIMDGADAGTPAAGIDFRVEEHYRGIAEKIVGKVMKNG
- the nadA gene encoding quinolinate synthase NadA; this translates as MNVENSSELSRRIGDLKREKNAVILAHYYTTPEVQAVADFLGDSLALSVRAQSVDADIILFAGVHFMAETAKVLCPEKKVLIPCPEAGCSLAESCDAGEFAAFKAKYPGHTVVSYVNTTVGVKALTDICCTSSNALKVVESIPADQPVIFAPDRNLGSYIQKLTGRRNMVLWDGACHVHEEFSLEKLLTLKREHPAAKVVVHPECRAYIVEVADYVGSTAGILEYCGRSDAQEFIVVTEAGILAEMKRRYPEKEFIPAPPDDETCGCNDCKYMKMVTLENICACLENESPEIVLDDEVRRAAERSILNMINVK
- the metG gene encoding methionine--tRNA ligase, whose translation is MAKEFKRYLVTSALPYANGPVHIGHLAGVYIPSDIYTRYLRLRGRDVISVCGSDEHGVPITIKARKEGVTPQQIVDRYHALIKKSFEGLGMSFDIYSRTSSKTHAETASAFFRKLYDEGKFIEKTSMQYYDEEAQTFLADRYIVGTCPKCGNDRAYGDQCEKCGSTLSPDELIDPHSAVSGSVPVKRETKHWYLPLDRYEEFLREWILDGHKEWKTNVYGQCKSWLDGGLQPRAVSRDLDWGIPVPVEGAEGKVLYVWFDAPIGYISATKDLTPDWERYWKSEDTKMVHFIGKDNIVFHCIVFPSMLKAHGDYILPENVPANEFLNLEGDKISTSRNWAVWLHEYLEEFPGKEDVLRYVLCANAPETKDNDFTWKDFQARNNNELVAVLGNFVNRALVLTQKYYGGKVPACGELTDYDRQSIAEVAAVKASLEGNIENYRFREALKDAMNIARIGNKYLADTEPWKVVKTDSARVETILNIALQITANTAIAIEPFMPFSAEKILRMLAVGKFGWERLGAMDLIPAGHAIGEPALLFEKIEDDVIQRQLDKLAATKAANEAAEVAQNIEPQKDTIQFDDFQKMDIRVSTILAAEKVAKTKKLLKLTIDTGIDKREIVSGIAEHFTPEELVGQQVLVLVNLAPRELKGILSNGMILMAEDASGKLRLLQPGEATHNGAVVG
- the sppA gene encoding signal peptide peptidase SppA, with product MNFIKTFLAGLLAVVVGTFLVFFLWIFILLGIAGSMEKSVAVHPESILKIDFSEVLTDAPSSDPLAGLDLMTLQTQRQLPLLKALRALEAARDDDRIKGIYLRMNGTGGVTGSAILEELREALVEFKQSGKFIVAYNETYSQGGYYLASVADKIYMQPEGMMEWAGLSMNLMFYKGLLDKLDLKAEVFRPTACKYKSAVEPYIYDKMSDANREQMQQLVSSMWGVIAESVAEARGIELKTLNEMADRLEVALPDEALEKGLVDSLIYEDQMEDVFAELGVSDDYDFVTLGDYAAQVGADLKNISADQVAVVYADGQIVDGEGYGKEIYGNTLAAKIAGVRDNEKVKAVVLRVNSPGGSALASDVIWREIELLRAEKPVIVSMGSYAASGGYYISCPADAIVADKMTLTGSIGVFGMFLDTRDALKNKLGITVDGVKSNASADFAATSPLTPLQRAMIMRGVDRVYTTFTNHVAEGRNLPIGKVLDIAGGRVWLGKDALEVGLIDTYGGLKTAIALAVDKAELGDGYRVVEVKEEPTGFAAIIASLNVSVREAFARSELGLMMKEYNTVREALNQQGVLMYSPWKVEVR